The following coding sequences are from one Eleginops maclovinus isolate JMC-PN-2008 ecotype Puerto Natales chromosome 11, JC_Emac_rtc_rv5, whole genome shotgun sequence window:
- the hephl1b gene encoding ferroxidase HEPHL1 translates to MSRIFGLFASCLLFLLIAGAEGKRSRDRVYYVGIIEDSWDYAPSGKNLLNGQNVENDEHASVFLKRGPRRIGSVYKKAMFRQYTDDTYSVLAPRPDWLGFLGPILRAEVDDVIVVHLKNFATRSYSMHPHGVFYEKNTEGAMYPDGTSNKLKEDDSVPPGGSYTYRWEVRPEFAPTDDDANCLTWVYHSHFDAPRDIASGLIGALLTCKKGILKETNNPAQGQTKPGSAVESVRNDVDQDVFLMFNIVDENLSWYLEDNIQTYSDLAEADEDFNESNLMHAINGYMYGNLPGIKLCQHRAVAWHLFGMGNEVDIHSAFFHGNTLLDRGHRTDVLSLFPATFATAEMVPKAAGKWLLTCQVNDHLQAGMQAFYEVKSCGSEAGSTEMGGVVRNYYLAASKVLWSYAPSGRDLINNVSLTEADRASEVFFGTDGGRIGGKYFKVVYKEYTDDTFTTVKPPTQESRHLGILGPVLRAEEGDTLRVTFMNKADRNYSIQPHGLHYDKHFQGTTYEDGVDKPGSHVGPGENFTYTWQVIEGPSPSDSPCIPYLYYSGTDPIKDTSSGLVGPLLVCKKGALGENGTQKGLDKEFFLLFSVIDEEMSWYFDENIRMFGTNETDDEDKDIEESNLMHAVNGRMYGNLQGLEMCAGDNVVWYTFGLGTEVDIHGVYFEGNTFKKQSTTRDTINLFPHTTATASMQPNTPGVHEVSCRVTDHFSAGMRQQYSVDLCPRHKFKQAYKGGPTKIVQYFISAEEIVWDFSPKRDWELEKHHVTLDDSPGNIFVRRGGNKIGSRYKKVVYREYTDETFTVQKKRQPAQQHLGIMGPIIKAEVGELIVITFKNKASRPYSISAHGVKASGAHIPVKPGNILELTWDVPKSSGPGVSDPNCISYAYYSKVDFIRDLYSGLLGPLVICRPGTLQRGEGPDRQRDDVEKEFALLFMVHDENQSWYLEENIRTYLGVDPNTFTGDEEFEESNMMHGINGRVYGNLHGLVMTRGQKVDWYLLGMGNEVDMHTVHFHAETFTYKTDRAHRADVFDLFPGTFQTVEMVAGNPGTWLLHCHVTDHIHAGMETTFTIKENTSHAIGTEGSLRTLLLSLALCLLALGGLQ, encoded by the exons GCATGCATCTGTGTTCCTGAAGAGAGGACCCCGTCGTATTGGCAGTGTTTATAAGAAAGCCATGTTCAGACAGTATACAGATGACACATACAGCGTCCTGGCACCCAGACCGGACTGGTTGGGCTTCCTTGGGCCAATACTGCGAGCTGAAGTCGATGATGTTATTGTGGTCCACCTGAAGAACTTTGCGACCAGGAGCTACTCCATGCATCCTCATGGAGTTTTCTATGAGAAGAACACAGAGG GGGCGATGTATCCAGATGGGACATCAAACAAGCTGAAGGAGGACGACTCAGTTCCTCCGGGAGGCAGCTACACTTACCGCTGGGAGGTCAGACCAGAATTTGCCCCCACAGATGACGATGCCAACTGCCTGACCTGGGTCTACCACTCCCACTTTGACGCCCCCAGGGACATCGCCTCTGGACTGATTGGGGCTCTGCTCACCTGCAAGAAAG GAATCTTAAAAGAGACTAACAATCCAGCCCAAGGTCAGACGAAGCCAGGGTCTGCTGTAGAGTCAGTCCGAAATGATGTGGACCAAGACGTCTTCCTGATGTTCAACATCGTGGACGAAAATCTGAGTTGGTACCTGGAGGACAACATTCAGACCTACTCTGATCTAGCTGAAGCCGATGAAGACTTCAACGAGTCAAACCTGATGCACG CAATTAATGGATACATGTATGGAAACCTGCCTGGAATCAAGTTATGCCAGCACCGTGCAGTGGCCTGGCATTTGTTTGGCATGGGTAACGAGGTGGACATTCACTCTGCCTTTTTCCATGGGAACACACTGCTGGACCGTGGCCACCGCACCGACGTCCTCAGTCTGTTCCCGGCTACGTTTGCTACAGCTGAGATGGTCCCGAAAGCAGCAGGGAAGTGGTTGCTGACCTGCCAGGTTAATGACCACCTTCAGG CTGGGATGCAGGCCTTTtatgaggtgaagtcatgtggcaGTGAAGCCGGCTCTACAGAGATGGGCGGCGTTGTGAGGAATTATTACCTGGCAGCAAGCAAAGTCCTGTGGAGCTATGCTCCCTCAGGAAGGGATCTGATTAATAATGTGTCCCTCACTGAGGCAGACAG AGCATCTGAGGTGTTTTTTGGTACAGATGGCGGAAGGATTGGAGGTAAATACTTTAAAGTTGTATACAAGGAATACACAGACGATACGTTCACCACTGTGAAGCCACCAACACAAGAGTCTCGACACTTAGGAATCTTAG GTCCAGTCCTAAGGGCAGAGGAAGGAGACACTCTCAGAGTCACATTCATGAATAAAGCTGATAGGAACTACAGCATCCAGCCTCACGGCCTGCACTATGATAAACACTTCCAGGGAACCACCTATGAGGACG GTGTTGATAAGCCAGGCTCTCACGTGGGTCCAGGGGAAAACTTCACCTACACCTGGCAGGTGATAGAAGGTCCTTCTCCATCTGATTCTCCATGCATCCCCTACCTGTACTACTCTGGCACTGATCCCATCAAGGACACCAGCTCTGGATTAGTGGGACCTCTGCTCGTGTGCAAGAAGGGAGCGCTGGGGGAGAACGGAACCCAG AAGGGTCTGGATAAGGagtttttccttctgttttctgTCATCGATGAAGAAATGAGCTGGTACTTTGACGAGAATATCCGGATGTTTGGCACCAACGAAACAGATGATGAAGACAAAGACATTGAGGAGAGCAATTTGATGCATG CTGTAAACGGACGCATGTATGGGAACCTTCAGGGACTGGAGATGTGTGCCGGGGACAACGTTGTGTGGTACACCTTTGGACTAGGTACCGAAGTGGACATCCATGGTGTTTATTTTGAGGGGAACACCTTCAAGAAGCAGAGCACCACACGAGACACTATCAACCTGTTCCCTCACACAACTGCTACTGCCAGCATGCAGCCAAACACTCCTG GTGTGCACGAGGTGAGCTGCAGAGTGACGGACCACTTCTCAGCCGGCATGAGGCAGCAGTACTCAGTGGACCTCTGCCCCCGGCACAAATTTAAGCAAGCATACAAAGGAGGGCCGACCAAGATTGTGCAGTATTTTATTAGTGCTGAAGAAATAGTGTGGGACTTCTCACCCAAGAGAGACTGGGAGCTGGAGAAACACCACGTGACATTAGACGACAG TCCAGGCAATATTTTtgtgaggagggggggaaaCAAAATCGGCTCACGCTATAAGAAGGTGGTGTACAGAGAATACACGGATGAAACTTTCACAGTTCAGAAGAAACGACAGCCAGCACAACAACACCTGGGAATTATGG GTCCAATAATCAAAGCAGAGGTAGGAGAGCTGATCGTGATCACTTTCAAGAACAAAGCAAGCAGGCCATACTCCATAAGCGCGCATGGAGTGAAGGCCAGCGGTGCACACATTCCTGTCAAACCTG GCAATATATTGGAGCTGACGTGGGATGTTCCTAAAAGCTCTGGTCCAGGGGTCTCTGATCCTAACTGTATATCTTATGCATACTACTCCAAAGTTGACTTCATTCGG GATCTGTACAGTGGTCTTCTGGGGCCTCTGGTGATATGCAGGCCGGGGACTCTGCAGCGAGGCGAGGGGCCCGACAGACAGAGGGATGACGTGGAGAAGGAGTTTGCTCTGCTCTTTATGGTGCATGATGAAAACCAGTCCTGGTACTTAGAGGAGAACATCAGAACATACCTTGGTGTTGACCCCAATACCTTCACAGGAGATGAAGAATTTGAGGAGAGTAACATGATGCACG GGATTAATGGTAGGGTGTACGGTAACCTCCATGGACTGGTGATGACCCGCGGCCAGAAAGTAGACTGGTATCTGCTGGGCATGGGCAACGAAGTGGACATGCACACTGTTCACTTCCACGCTGAGACGTTCACCTACAAG ACGGACCGTGCGCACCGTGCAGACGTTTTTGATCTCTTCCCCGGGACTTTCCAGACTGTGGAGATGGTTGCTGGGAACCCGGGGACTTGGTTACTTCACTGTCACGTGACTGACCACATCCACGCTGGCATGGAGACCACCTTCACCATCAAGG AAAACACATCGCATG CGATAGGAACTGAAGGTTCCTTAAGGACTCTGCTGCTCTCGCTGGCACTCTGCCTCTTGGCCTTGGGTGGACTGCAATAA